In the Hemitrygon akajei chromosome 7, sHemAka1.3, whole genome shotgun sequence genome, one interval contains:
- the LOC140730812 gene encoding uncharacterized protein isoform X1 translates to MRGSAAEGSYYTEPIGRMDTSLPEEQLHGSGSGEGVTSLTAPTLAEHSREGSPHSTHLIGQQASATSSDPKPFSNTKNFLKKGILEEVAAEDHSLQGMQSPSTPLPEEDHVQDEDFKCSRCEKTFKELSSFTAHEQTHRDDNPLKCKVCDKVFMHLSSLQKHHRIHTGERPFKCEVCGRAFSVSSSLLQHQRIHTGEKPFQCNVCQKRFTESSSLRTHQHIHTGEKPFKCNECGKGYSRSSQLLTHQHTHTDEKPFQCTVCLKGFIQFAHLTNHQRVHTGEKPFQCDLCQKRFVSFSSLASHQYIHTGTKPFKCELCGKTFTLSSNLLKHRRSHAGEKPFKCDVCGKTFTVSSSLLKHQRIHTGEKPFKCAVCSKCFIDSSSLNRHQRIHTGVKPFKCEVCNKVFTVSSSLLKHQYMHTR, encoded by the coding sequence AAGGATCATACTACACAGAGCCAATTGGGAGAATGGATACTTCACTCCCTGAAGAACAGTTGCACGGGAGTGGCTCTGGGGAAGGTGTTACATCTTTGACTGCACCAACTCTCGCTGAACACAGTCGGGAAGGAAGCCCACATTCAACACATTTGATTGGTCAGCAAGCCAGTGCTACATCATCAGATCCGAAACCATTCAGCAACACCAAGAACTTCCTCAAGAAAGGCATTTTGGAAGAGGTAGCTGCTGAAGATCATTCACTTCAGGGGATGCAAAGTCCTTCAACTCCGCTTCCAGAAGAAGATCATGTGCAGGATGAAGATTTCAAGTGTTCTCGCTGTGAAAAGACCTTCAAAGAATTATCTTCATTTACTGCTCACGAGCAGACCCACAGAGACGATAACCCACTGAAGTGTAAGGTATGTGACAAGGTCTTCATGCACTTGTCTAGTCTGCAAAAGCATCACCGCATACACACGGGAGAGAGGCCGTTTAAGTGTGAGGTTTGTGGGAGAGCCTTTTCGGTTTCATCGAGCCTTTTACAGCACCAGCGCATTCATACGGGTGAAAAGCCCTTCCAGTGCAACGTCTGCCAGAAGCGCTTCACTGAATCCTCTTCCCTCAGAACTCACCAGCACATTCACACAGGCGAGAAGCCTTTCAAGTGTAATGAATGTGGCAAAGGCTATAGCAGGTCGTCACAGCTGCTGACCCatcagcacacacacacagacgagAAACCTTTTCAGTGCACCGTCTGCCTGAAGGGTTTCATCCAGTTTGCCCACCTGACCAACCACCAGCGGGTCCACACCGGTGAGAAGCCATTCCAGTGTGATCTCTGTCAGAAACGCTTCGTTTCCTTCTCCTCTCTGGCATCACACCAGTACATCCACACGGGCACGAAGCCCTTCAAGTGCGAGTTGTGCGGCAAAACGTTCACCCTGTCGTCAAACCTCCTTAAACACCGGCGCAGCCACGCTGGCGAGAAGCCCTTCAAGTGTGATGTCTGCGGCAAGACCTTCACTGTGTCCTCCAGCCTCCTGAAGCACCAACGCATCCACAcgggggagaagccgttcaagTGTGCGGTCTGCTCCAAGTGTTTCATTGATTCCTCTTCACTGAACAGGCACCAGCGCATCCACACGGGTGTGAAACCGTTCAAATGTGAGGTCTGCAACAAGGTGTTCACAGTCTCCTCAAGCCTCCTAAAACACCAGTATATGCATACCAGGTAG
- the LOC140730812 gene encoding uncharacterized protein isoform X2 codes for MDTSLPEEQLHGSGSGEGVTSLTAPTLAEHSREGSPHSTHLIGQQASATSSDPKPFSNTKNFLKKGILEEVAAEDHSLQGMQSPSTPLPEEDHVQDEDFKCSRCEKTFKELSSFTAHEQTHRDDNPLKCKVCDKVFMHLSSLQKHHRIHTGERPFKCEVCGRAFSVSSSLLQHQRIHTGEKPFQCNVCQKRFTESSSLRTHQHIHTGEKPFKCNECGKGYSRSSQLLTHQHTHTDEKPFQCTVCLKGFIQFAHLTNHQRVHTGEKPFQCDLCQKRFVSFSSLASHQYIHTGTKPFKCELCGKTFTLSSNLLKHRRSHAGEKPFKCDVCGKTFTVSSSLLKHQRIHTGEKPFKCAVCSKCFIDSSSLNRHQRIHTGVKPFKCEVCNKVFTVSSSLLKHQYMHTR; via the coding sequence ATGGATACTTCACTCCCTGAAGAACAGTTGCACGGGAGTGGCTCTGGGGAAGGTGTTACATCTTTGACTGCACCAACTCTCGCTGAACACAGTCGGGAAGGAAGCCCACATTCAACACATTTGATTGGTCAGCAAGCCAGTGCTACATCATCAGATCCGAAACCATTCAGCAACACCAAGAACTTCCTCAAGAAAGGCATTTTGGAAGAGGTAGCTGCTGAAGATCATTCACTTCAGGGGATGCAAAGTCCTTCAACTCCGCTTCCAGAAGAAGATCATGTGCAGGATGAAGATTTCAAGTGTTCTCGCTGTGAAAAGACCTTCAAAGAATTATCTTCATTTACTGCTCACGAGCAGACCCACAGAGACGATAACCCACTGAAGTGTAAGGTATGTGACAAGGTCTTCATGCACTTGTCTAGTCTGCAAAAGCATCACCGCATACACACGGGAGAGAGGCCGTTTAAGTGTGAGGTTTGTGGGAGAGCCTTTTCGGTTTCATCGAGCCTTTTACAGCACCAGCGCATTCATACGGGTGAAAAGCCCTTCCAGTGCAACGTCTGCCAGAAGCGCTTCACTGAATCCTCTTCCCTCAGAACTCACCAGCACATTCACACAGGCGAGAAGCCTTTCAAGTGTAATGAATGTGGCAAAGGCTATAGCAGGTCGTCACAGCTGCTGACCCatcagcacacacacacagacgagAAACCTTTTCAGTGCACCGTCTGCCTGAAGGGTTTCATCCAGTTTGCCCACCTGACCAACCACCAGCGGGTCCACACCGGTGAGAAGCCATTCCAGTGTGATCTCTGTCAGAAACGCTTCGTTTCCTTCTCCTCTCTGGCATCACACCAGTACATCCACACGGGCACGAAGCCCTTCAAGTGCGAGTTGTGCGGCAAAACGTTCACCCTGTCGTCAAACCTCCTTAAACACCGGCGCAGCCACGCTGGCGAGAAGCCCTTCAAGTGTGATGTCTGCGGCAAGACCTTCACTGTGTCCTCCAGCCTCCTGAAGCACCAACGCATCCACAcgggggagaagccgttcaagTGTGCGGTCTGCTCCAAGTGTTTCATTGATTCCTCTTCACTGAACAGGCACCAGCGCATCCACACGGGTGTGAAACCGTTCAAATGTGAGGTCTGCAACAAGGTGTTCACAGTCTCCTCAAGCCTCCTAAAACACCAGTATATGCATACCAGGTAG